In the genome of Actinomycetota bacterium, one region contains:
- the era gene encoding GTPase Era produces MDLGAILASDDEEVAEDHRSGIVCLAGRPNVGKSTLLNAMVGSKVAIVTPVPGTTRNAIRGVVSRPDVQLVFIDTPGMAKPRTLLGRRMNDLVKRTWSGVDVVCFLVDADAGIGRGDAFIAEQLAEVGSPVVLVVNKEDRVSRDGLLPILARADELGDWAEIVPTSAVTGFNVEHLADVLAGYVPEGPPLFPRNMVTDQPERQLIAEILREKFITRVFEEVPHSIAVVVEEVEEEAPRHDSGPGLIRIFASVYVERDSQKAIVIGRGGAVLKKANTQARQELETLLGARVFLDVRVKVAKEWQRDPRRLERFGY; encoded by the coding sequence CTGGATCTCGGCGCCATCCTGGCCTCCGACGACGAGGAGGTCGCCGAGGATCACCGGTCGGGGATCGTGTGCCTGGCGGGACGGCCCAACGTGGGCAAATCCACGTTGCTCAACGCCATGGTCGGGTCGAAGGTGGCGATCGTCACCCCGGTGCCGGGCACCACCCGCAACGCGATCCGCGGTGTGGTGTCGCGGCCCGACGTGCAGCTGGTGTTCATCGACACCCCCGGGATGGCCAAGCCCCGCACCCTGCTGGGCCGCCGCATGAACGATCTGGTCAAGCGGACCTGGTCGGGCGTGGACGTCGTGTGCTTCCTGGTGGACGCCGATGCGGGCATCGGGCGGGGCGACGCGTTCATCGCCGAGCAGTTGGCTGAGGTCGGTTCTCCGGTCGTGCTGGTGGTCAACAAGGAGGACCGCGTCTCGCGCGACGGCCTCCTTCCGATCCTCGCACGGGCCGACGAACTGGGGGACTGGGCCGAGATCGTTCCGACCTCGGCCGTGACCGGCTTCAACGTCGAGCACCTCGCCGACGTTCTCGCCGGATACGTTCCCGAGGGGCCGCCGCTGTTCCCGCGCAACATGGTCACCGATCAGCCGGAGCGGCAGCTGATCGCCGAGATCCTCCGCGAGAAATTCATCACCCGGGTGTTCGAGGAGGTGCCGCACTCGATCGCGGTGGTTGTGGAAGAGGTTGAGGAGGAGGCGCCGCGGCACGACAGCGGACCTGGCCTGATCCGGATCTTCGCGTCCGTCTACGTCGAGCGTGACAGCCAGAAGGCGATCGTGATCGGGCGCGGGGGAGCCGTGCTGAAGAAGGCCAACACGCAGGCGCGCCAGGAGCTGGAGACGCTGCTGGGGGCGCGTGTCTTCCTCGATGTTCGCGTGAAGGTCGCCAAGGAGTGGCAGCGCGATCCCCGCCGCCTGGAGCGCTTCGGGTACTAG